ACCTGCGATCACGGCGAGCATTCGCAGTGCTGACCACACGGGCACGGGCCGGTGACCTGTTCACCCACCTCAACCCAGAGCTCCACGCAGTGACCGGCACAATACCGCGCACCACAAACCGGCTCGAGGGCGGAATCAACTCACCCCTCAAGGCGCTGATCGCCACACATCGAGGAATGCCACCAGCTCACCAACGCGCCCTGACCGACTGGTACCTGTACTACCGCACCGAAGCCCCCGAGGACCCCGCCACAACAGCCGCTCGCTACCACGACCACCACGCCCACATCCGCGCCGACGCGGCACACCAACAGAACCAGCCCCGCCAATACGACACCGCCCTGGACTGGACAGAACTACGCTAGACACGCCCAACCCAGACACACTTTTTGGCCTATAACTCACGCATCGAGCGACGCTCGCCCACGGACTGATCACTGTCCGCGAGCCGGCGCCGCGGCACTGCGGCCGCCGAACACAGAAGAGGCCCGGTTCCGAAGAACCGGGCCTCTGTCACTTGGTGGCGGGGGCAGGATTTGAACCTACGACCTCCGGGTTATGAGCCCGGCGAGCTACCGAACTGCTCCACCCCGCGGCGACTTCTCCACTGTAGTGGGTGGGGCCGATGAAACTCAAGGTGGGACCGAGTTAGGCCCCTCACATGGTGATGGCACCCCGGTCGGGGTGCCATCACCGTTGCCTAGTTACCGCCGGTGTCGAGCTCAACCTGCGCGGCGATCGCGTCTTCGATCGCATCGGTCAGCTCGTCCTGGGCCCGACCGTAGGCCGCCCAGTCGCCATCCTCGAGCGCCTGCGACGAGGCCTCCATGGCCTGCTGCGCTCGGTTGAGCGCGTTGTCGAGACGGTCCTGCGGGGAACCGATGACCGGCGCTCCCGTGTCCGTCGGCTCATCCGTCGGCTCGACCGTGGGCTCGTCGGTGGGCTCGGTCGGCTCCTCCGTGGCGCCCTCGCGGGCCTCCTCGGCGCGGGCCTCGCGCTCCTCCGCGTCGATGTCGGAGTCGCCCGCCTCGACGCCGGAGTCGCCGTCGAAGACCTGGTCGAGCGCCTCGTCGAGCGTCGGTGCGAACCCGATCTGATCGCCGAACGCCACAAGGACGTACTGGAGCAGCGGGTAGGACGTGCCCTGTGACGCCTGGACGTAGACGGGCTGCACGTACAGCAGGCCACCGCCGACGGGCAGCGTCAGCAGGTTGCCGGAGAGAACCGTCGAACCGCCCTGGCGGAGCAGGTTGAGTTCGGTCGAGACCTCAGCGTTGGAGTTGAACCTGTTCTGGACCTGTCCCGGTCCCGGGACGGTCAGGTCGCGCGGGAGCTCAAGAAGCCTGAGCTGGCCGTAGTCCTCGTTCGGCTCTCCCGCCTCGCTGCCGGCGTCGGCACTGACGGCGAGGAAGCCCGTGAGGACGTTCCTATCCGTATTGCCGCCGGGGATGAAGGAGGTTGACAGGGAGAAGCTCGCCTCGTCCGTTCCCGGCATCTGCAGCGTCTGGTAGTACGGGGGCTGTGCCGTGGCCGGGCCGCCGTCGCCGACCGTCGGGTCCGGCGGGACGTTCCAGAAGTCGCCGCCCGAGTAGAAGGACGCCGCGTCGGTCACGTGGTAGCGGGTGAGCAACTGTCGCTGGACCTTGAACAGGTCCTCCGGGTAGCGCACGTGGCTCATGAGGTCGCCAGACATCTCCGTGCGGGAGGTGAGCTGTCCGGGGAAGATGCTGCTCCACGCGTTGAGGATCGGATCCTCCTCGTCCCACTGGTAGAGGGTGACCGAGCCGTCGTAGGCGTTGACGACCGCCTTGACGGAGTTGCGGATGTAGTTGACCTCTTCGGGGATGTAGCCGACGATCTGGCCGGTGATATCGGTCGTCGTCGTCGCATCCTCGAGGGACTCTCGAGCCGAGTACGGGTACTGGTTCGTCGTCGTGTAACCGTCGATGATCCACACGAGATCCTTCGGCGTATCCTCGTCGCCGTCCATGTCGACGACCGCCGGGTAGGCCTTCGAGTCGAGCGTGAGGTACGGAGCGATCTTCTCGATGCGGGTGTGAGGGTCGCGATCGTAGAGGATCTGCGAGTTGTCGTTGACGCGCTCGGAGAAGAAGATCTCCTGGTCGCGGAATTTCGTCGCGTAGAGCAGCTTGACCCAGAAGCTGTCGATCTTCGGTCCGCCGTCACCCTCGAAGGTGTTGTTGACCTGGCCGGTCGGCGCATCGTCGTTCGGGTAGTCGAGCTCCCAGGGCTCAGCGCCCTCGGGTGCCCCGACGATCGAGTACGTCGGCGAGTTCTGGCCGAAGTAGATCCGCGGCTCGTACTCACCGAGCTCACCCGTCGAGGGGATTCCCTGCTGGAAGAAGGCCGGCCTGCCGTCGCTCTGGGCGGTGTTGCCGTAGGCGGCCACCACTCCGAAGCCGTGCGTGTAGACCGTGTGGTCGTTGACCCACGTGCGCTGATCATCGCCGAGGCCCGCGAGATTGAGCTCGCGCATGGCGATGACGGTGTCGCGCTCCTCGCCGTCGATCGCGTACTTGTCGACCGCGAGCTGCTGGGCGAAGCCGTAGTACTGACGGTTCTGCTGCAGCTGGTTGAAGGTCGGCGAGACGATGTTCGGATCGAGCAGGCGGATCTGGGCCGTCGACTGCGAGTCCTCGCGGAGCTGGCCCGCCGACGCCTCGGTCTCGGCGTTGTACGTGATCATCTCGATGTCATCGAGACCGTACGCGGTCAGCGTCGCATCGATGTTGCGCTGGATGTAGGGCGACTCCAGCTCGACGGCGTTGGGCTGGACCTGGAACTGCTGGACGATCGCGGGGTACGCGGTGCCGACTGTGATCTGGGCGATGAGGGCAACGGCGAGGCCGGCGATGGCGACGCGGATGCGACCCTTGAAGGCGACGTAGACGAAGATGCCGGCGATGATGATGCTGACGCCCGTCATGATCTCCCGGGCGGGGAGCGACGCCTGCACGTCGGTGTAGGAGGCGCCGGAGTAGCGGTAGTTCTCACCGATGAGGAGCTCATAGCGGGACAGCCAGAACCAGGCTGCGGCCGTCAGCGCCGAGACGGCGCCGAGGACCGCGAGGTGGACGCGCGCCTTCGAGGAGAAGTACATCGGCTTCTGTGTGGGGTCGATACCGCCATACAGGTAGTGCATGAAGAGCGCGACGATCCAGGCCGCCACAAGGAGACGGATAATGAAGGAGAGAACCAGCGACAGCATCGGCAGAGTGAAGACGAAGAAGCCGATATCGAGGCCGAACTCGGGATCGACCTCACCGAACGCCTCCCGGTTGAAGAACATCATGACGGTCCGCCACTGGGATCCGAGCCCGGCTCCGAACATGACACCGAGGAGGAGCGGCAGGCCGTAGAACGACAGCTTCCGGTACTTGCTGATGCCATCCCGGTAGGGATCGAGGCTGCGGTTGCGGATCGCACCCGGCTCGGGAATGCCACCCGACGGGTAGGCGATCCGCATCGTCAGCCAGATGACGACAGCGAGGATAAGCACGCCGATGGCGCCGACGCCGATCTGTGCTCCCCACTGGGTCCAGAAGACGCGAACGGCGCCGAGCTGGTCGTACCAGAGCACCTCGGTCCACACGTTGGCGGTCATAACGAACAGGAAGAGCAGGGCTCCGAGCACGACGACGGTCGGGATGAAGGCTCCGCCGCCGCCGGGTCTCGCCGTCGTTCCCCCGCCCGCGTTCCACGGGCGGTTCGGGAATGAGGAAGTGGTCACAGGATTCTCCATACTGGGGACGGTGTACCCTTCTACCGTATCGCAAGCGGCAGAGGCGCTCCCAGCCCATTCCCAAACTCCGGTGTGACACGATATCCCCATGGATATTGACCCCAAGCTGGCGGCTCTGCGAGATGCCGTAACCGAGATCGAGAAGTTCGTCGCGACCGACGGCTGGGACGCGCCGATCCGGGTCTTCGCGATCATCCGCGCCGTTCCCGCCCTCGAGGCGACACCCGAGCTCGCGGCGGAGCTGCCCGCCGATGTCGCCGTCAACGCGATCACCGACCCGCACACGCTCTTCTCCGTCGAGCAGGAGGGTCTGCCCCAGGCGAACACACTCGAAGAGCTTCTCGCCCAGCTCGCGTGGCCGGACGAGGTGGACGGCGCTGCGATCGTCGCCGAACGGATCATCGTGCCGCCCTCGGCAGAGAAGGATCTGCCGAAGGACCCCCAGCGCGCCCTCATCGCCCTGTCCGAGCACCCCGAGCGGGAGGATGTGCGCATGGCGGTCGGCTTCATGCGTGAGGGCCAGAGCTGGTGCTGCGTGCGCACGCGCTCCAACGACTCCGATGAGATGGTCGCCGGCAGCCCCGACGCCGTCCCCGGCCTCGTCGCGGCCCTCAGAGCCACCTTCGAATAGGTCGGTCCCACCGCCGCCTGCCGTACCCGCCATGGTCGAACGGACGGTCTCGCCTCCGCATCAGCCGCAGGAGGGCAGGCCCTCCGTACGGCCGTCGCGGATGGCCTCGAGGGCTGCGACCGAATCGTCGAGGGAGGCGACGGCGATGACCTGCAGGCCCGCCACCTCCTCGACCTCTTTGCAGTTGTCGACCGGGGCGAGGAAGTAGTCCGCGCCGGCACGTCTGGCTCCGACGAGCTTGTGCTCGATCCCGCCGATCGGCCCGACCGTCCCATCGGCCGCGACCGTGCCCGTGCCGGCGATGACGTTCTCTCCGCCGATCGAACCCTCCGTCAGGAGGTCGTAGATCCGCAGGGCGAACATGTGGCCCGCACTGGGCCCGCCGACGTTCTCGAGGCTGATGTCGGCGCCCGGCGCTCCGGGCGCCGGCTGGGACATGACGGAGATGCCGAGGAGCGATCCCTCGCCCTCGGGTGCGGGCAGGGTCGCGAACGTCGCCGACCGCTCCGCCTCTCCTCTCGTCACCGTCGCCGTCAGCTCCGTCCCCGGTTCAATATCGGCGAGGTAGTCCTTCAGCTCCCGGAAGGTGGCAGGTTCGACCCGGTCGCCGCCGGGCCCGCTGAGGGCGACGAGTTCATCGCCCGGCTCGAGCCGGCCAATGGCGTTCGAGCCCTCGGAGAAGCCCGCGATCGTCAGCGTCACGGGGATGTCGATGCCCGCCTGGCCGTAGCCCGCGAGGACGGCGTCGATCTGCGACGCGTCCATCATCGCCGCACTCGACGAGCGCACCTCCTCGCTTGTCACCTCGGGGCTGTAGATCGACCTGACGGGCAGCAGGTTCTTGTCGTCGTCGAGCAGAGCCTGGACGGCCGCGGATCCGATGACCGACTCGTCCGGGTTGCCGAAGGTCGACACCGTCGTCATGAGGAGCTCCGTGTCGCTCGGGTGCGTCTCCGCCTCGAAGTCGGTCAGCTCGACCACCGGCTCACCGTTGAGTTCGACGACGGACAGCGCCGGCCCGGGAGCCTGATAGAGGTAGGTCGTCGGCATGAAGGTCTGCCACAGAAGGAGGGCCCCGAACGCGACGGAGAGCACCCCGCCCAGGAGCACTCTCGGGGGCGTGGGCGTGACGTCATCGCGGTGGCTTCTCACCGCACCATCATGCACCCCAACCGGGCTCGGGCGGCAGTCGGTCACGTTTTTTCGCCGTCAGCTGGCATGCTGGCCTCCGGGCTTCTCCCTCCACTAGCCTTGAGCTCAGACAACCGAGGAGTACGACGTGAGTGAACCGAATCCGCGCGACGATCAGTGGAAAGAGATGCTGCGTGCCGTCCTCGGCGACCAGGCTGCCGAGGAGGTCATCGCGTCGATGGAGGCGCAGGGCTTCGACCCGGCCGCACTGTCCCGCATGAACCCCTCCGGCCCAGATTTCTCTGTCCTCATGGGCCAGCTGCGCTCCATGCTCGCCGGAGCGCCCGATGGTCCGGTCAACTGGCAGATCGCCGAGCAGGTCGCCCGCCAGTCGCTGACGAGGGACGGTGTCGACACACTCACCGAGGGCGACGTCGCACGCGCCAAATCCAATCTCGAGCTCGCCGACATGTGGCTGAACGAGGTGACGGCCTTCGACCCATCGTACGGTCCCGCGCAGGCGTGGAGCCGGCTCGACTGGATCGCCCATGCTCAGTCGACCTTCCGCCGCATGACCGAGCCCGTCGCGAAGAACCTGACCGCCGCCTTCACGCGTGCCATGCAGGAGCAGATGGAGCAGATGCCCGAGGAGATGAAGGGGATGCTCGGTGATCAGGCCGGCACCTTCATGGAACAGATGATGGCGTCGATGACCGGCATGCAGTTCGGCGCCGCCCTCGCCGAGCTCGCCCGGCAGTCCTTCGGCTCGACGGACACCGGCCTGCCGTTCGTCGAGGGCCACACGACCGCGCTCGTCCCCGCCAATATCGCCGACTTCGCCGAGGATCTCGAGGCCCCGCTCGATGAGGTCATCCTCTTCGTCGCCGTCCGCGAGCAGGCCCATGCTCGACTCTTTGCCTCCTCCGCCTGGCTGCGCGCCTACCTTCTCGACACGATCGAGGCGTGGGCGCGGGATATCACCATCGACATGGGTGCCGTCGAGGAGCAGCTGCGCGGCATCGACATGTCGAACCCTCAGGCGATGCCCGAGATCGACCTCACGGACGTCTTCAGCCCCGCTCCGACCGAATCCCAGGGTGCAATCCTCACGCAGCTCGAGACGATCCTCGCCCTCATCGAGGGCTGGGTCTCCGAGGTCACCGATCTCGCCACCGTCGGCCATCTGCCCCACGCGGCCGCTCTGCGGGAGATGTTCACCCGCCGCCGCGCCACGGGCGGTCCCGCCGAGGTCACATTCGGCAACCTCGTCGGCCTCGAGATGCGCCCGCGGAAGGTCCGGGAGGCCGCGGCGTTCTGGAGGATGGCGCTCGCAAAGGGCGACCAGGATTCTCGCGAATACCTCTGGTCTCATCCCGATCTTCTGCCCGATTCGGGCGATCTCGACAAGCCCGATCTCTTCCTCGCCGACGACACGTCGGACCTTGCGACGGAGATCGATGACCTGCTCGCCGACATCTTCGCCGATGAGGAGGCCGGGGAGGACCCCTCCGGGCCGGAGGAACCGCTGCCCCCGACCGAGCGGTGAGCTGTGGATAACTGAGGGAGGGCTGTCCCTCGCGCCCTAGTGTGGGCGCATGCAGCTTCCCGAGGGCCTTGGACTCTATTGGCGCGATAATGAGACGGTTCAGCTCGGTCTCTCCCCCGCCCGCAGCGCCGTCTTCTCCGGGCTCTATCCCCGCGAGATTCCCCTGCTCAGCCTCCTGCGCAACCCCTGCACGATCGAGGACATCGACCAGTGGGCGCGATCGAATCAGGTCGACGCGGACCGCGCACGCAAGATCTGGAATGAGGTGCGGAACTCCGGCCTCGCCGAGGATCGTCCCGGCACGAGCACGATGACCCGGTCGGAACGGGCCGCCGCGGCCAGAGCCGGTGTCAAGGGCGTGGAGGGGATCGGTGACTTCGCCCTCGAAATCCGCGGCGCCGGACTCATCGGCGCCCAACTCGCCCTCACAGCCGACCTCTACGGCTTCTCCGCCATCCGCGTCATCGATCCGACCCCGGTCTCGGAGTCGGTCGCGCGCCTACTCGGGCTGTCAACCTTCGGCAAACCACTCGACACCGTGCTCCGGCCACGCCTGCGCCCGGCCGGCAGCCGCAACGCGCAGTCGATCGTCGTCTCGATCAGCTCCCGCGTCTATCCCCTCCACACCGCTCGGACGTGCCTGGCGGAGGATGTGCCGTACCTGCCGGTCGTCATCGCCGAGTCGGATATCCAGGTCGGCCCATTCGTCACCGGCACCCCGTGCATCGAATGCGTCGAATCGGCCCGCACGGATCGGGATGAGGTATGGCCGCTGCTCGCCGCCCAGGCCGGCCGCCTGTCCATGCTCGAGGCAGATGCCGCGAGCGCGCTTCAGGTCTGTTCACTCGTCGTCAGCGAGCTCGTCGAATTCGCGACGAACAGGGACATGGAACCGCGGCTCTCGTCGTCGATCCTCCACATACCACCGCCTCCGCTCTGGCCGTTCATCGAGCGTGTGGAGCGGCACGCGAGCTGTGGGTGCGCGGCCAACGTGTTCCGGGCATAGCGGAGCTCTTACGCGTGCCCGTCGACGACGGCGAGGATGGCGGCACCATAGCGGTCGAGCTTTGTCATACCGATTCCCTTGACGCGGCCGAGTTCGGCGATGGTCGCGGGCTTGGCAGCGGCGATCGACATGAGGACCGAGTCGACGAGGATCATGTAGGCGGGCCTGCGCTCCTCCTCCGCCTGGATCCGCCGCCACGCCTTGAGGTCGTTGAGCAGAGCAACATCCTGGGGATGATTGAGCTCGAAGTCGACGGCGGCCTCCTTCGAGCGGCGCCGGTTCTTCGTGGCCCGAGAGACGTTCTCCTCCTCGGGCCAAATCCCGTCGAGGAACCGGGTCCGCCTGCGATTGCCGCGGCCCGCGGCACTCCGCGACCTCGCGTAGGAGAGGTGGAGATGCTCCCGAGCACGGGTGACACCGACGTAGAGGAGGCGACGCTCCTCGTCGACGGCCGCGGGGGTCTCGGCGAGGGAGATGGGCATGAGGCCCTCGCTCATCCCGACAAGGAACACCGCGTCCCACTCCAGACCCTTCGCCGCGTGCATCGTCGAGATCGTCACGCCCTCGATCGTCGGGGCATTCTGGGTCGAGGCACGCTCCTCGAGCTCGGACACGAAGCCGGACAGGTCGGCGCCGCGCGCCTTGTCGATGTCATCCGCGAGGGTGACGAGCGCGTTGAGCGCCTCCCACCGCTCGCGCTGGGCGCCCGCGCTCTTCGGGGCATCGGACGACCAGCCGAGCCTGCCGACGACCTCCCGGACGGCGTCGGGCATGGTGGCGTCGACGCCGCTGCGTGCCAGCGTCCTCATCATGACCATCGCCTCGCGCACCTCCTTACGGGAGAAGTAGCGCTCACCGCCGCGGATCGTGAACCCGATACCGACGGCCGACAGTGCGGACTCGAAGGCCTGGCTCTGTGCGTTCGTGCGGATGAGGATCGCGATCTCAGAGAGGAGTACGTCGCGGTCCTGAAGGGCGAGGATCCGTGCGGCGACATCCTTCGCCTCAGCATCATCATCGTCGTAGTCCCGGAAGCTGACAGAGGGTCCCGAGGGGCGCTGGGCGACGAGCTTGACCGAACCCGCGAGCCGGCCGGGTGCGATGACACGGTTGGCGACGTCGACCACCTGCGG
This is a stretch of genomic DNA from Flaviflexus salsibiostraticola. It encodes these proteins:
- a CDS encoding UPF0182 family protein — translated: MTTSSFPNRPWNAGGGTTARPGGGGAFIPTVVVLGALLFLFVMTANVWTEVLWYDQLGAVRVFWTQWGAQIGVGAIGVLILAVVIWLTMRIAYPSGGIPEPGAIRNRSLDPYRDGISKYRKLSFYGLPLLLGVMFGAGLGSQWRTVMMFFNREAFGEVDPEFGLDIGFFVFTLPMLSLVLSFIIRLLVAAWIVALFMHYLYGGIDPTQKPMYFSSKARVHLAVLGAVSALTAAAWFWLSRYELLIGENYRYSGASYTDVQASLPAREIMTGVSIIIAGIFVYVAFKGRIRVAIAGLAVALIAQITVGTAYPAIVQQFQVQPNAVELESPYIQRNIDATLTAYGLDDIEMITYNAETEASAGQLREDSQSTAQIRLLDPNIVSPTFNQLQQNRQYYGFAQQLAVDKYAIDGEERDTVIAMRELNLAGLGDDQRTWVNDHTVYTHGFGVVAAYGNTAQSDGRPAFFQQGIPSTGELGEYEPRIYFGQNSPTYSIVGAPEGAEPWELDYPNDDAPTGQVNNTFEGDGGPKIDSFWVKLLYATKFRDQEIFFSERVNDNSQILYDRDPHTRIEKIAPYLTLDSKAYPAVVDMDGDEDTPKDLVWIIDGYTTTNQYPYSARESLEDATTTTDITGQIVGYIPEEVNYIRNSVKAVVNAYDGSVTLYQWDEEDPILNAWSSIFPGQLTSRTEMSGDLMSHVRYPEDLFKVQRQLLTRYHVTDAASFYSGGDFWNVPPDPTVGDGGPATAQPPYYQTLQMPGTDEASFSLSTSFIPGGNTDRNVLTGFLAVSADAGSEAGEPNEDYGQLRLLELPRDLTVPGPGQVQNRFNSNAEVSTELNLLRQGGSTVLSGNLLTLPVGGGLLYVQPVYVQASQGTSYPLLQYVLVAFGDQIGFAPTLDEALDQVFDGDSGVEAGDSDIDAEEREARAEEAREGATEEPTEPTDEPTVEPTDEPTDTGAPVIGSPQDRLDNALNRAQQAMEASSQALEDGDWAAYGRAQDELTDAIEDAIAAQVELDTGGN
- a CDS encoding PPA1309 family protein, whose amino-acid sequence is MDIDPKLAALRDAVTEIEKFVATDGWDAPIRVFAIIRAVPALEATPELAAELPADVAVNAITDPHTLFSVEQEGLPQANTLEELLAQLAWPDEVDGAAIVAERIIVPPSAEKDLPKDPQRALIALSEHPEREDVRMAVGFMREGQSWCCVRTRSNDSDEMVAGSPDAVPGLVAALRATFE
- a CDS encoding YlbL family protein; translation: MRSHRDDVTPTPPRVLLGGVLSVAFGALLLWQTFMPTTYLYQAPGPALSVVELNGEPVVELTDFEAETHPSDTELLMTTVSTFGNPDESVIGSAAVQALLDDDKNLLPVRSIYSPEVTSEEVRSSSAAMMDASQIDAVLAGYGQAGIDIPVTLTIAGFSEGSNAIGRLEPGDELVALSGPGGDRVEPATFRELKDYLADIEPGTELTATVTRGEAERSATFATLPAPEGEGSLLGISVMSQPAPGAPGADISLENVGGPSAGHMFALRIYDLLTEGSIGGENVIAGTGTVAADGTVGPIGGIEHKLVGARRAGADYFLAPVDNCKEVEEVAGLQVIAVASLDDSVAALEAIRDGRTEGLPSCG
- a CDS encoding zinc-dependent metalloprotease — encoded protein: MSEPNPRDDQWKEMLRAVLGDQAAEEVIASMEAQGFDPAALSRMNPSGPDFSVLMGQLRSMLAGAPDGPVNWQIAEQVARQSLTRDGVDTLTEGDVARAKSNLELADMWLNEVTAFDPSYGPAQAWSRLDWIAHAQSTFRRMTEPVAKNLTAAFTRAMQEQMEQMPEEMKGMLGDQAGTFMEQMMASMTGMQFGAALAELARQSFGSTDTGLPFVEGHTTALVPANIADFAEDLEAPLDEVILFVAVREQAHARLFASSAWLRAYLLDTIEAWARDITIDMGAVEEQLRGIDMSNPQAMPEIDLTDVFSPAPTESQGAILTQLETILALIEGWVSEVTDLATVGHLPHAAALREMFTRRRATGGPAEVTFGNLVGLEMRPRKVREAAAFWRMALAKGDQDSREYLWSHPDLLPDSGDLDKPDLFLADDTSDLATEIDDLLADIFADEEAGEDPSGPEEPLPPTER
- a CDS encoding ATP-dependent DNA helicase UvrD2 — protein: MDVEQLLSALDPDQRTVAEHLRGPLVVRAGAGTGKTRAITYRIAHGVLVGAYEPTNVLAVTFTARAAGEMRSRLRDLGAHGVQAQTFHAAALRQLSYFWAHAVGGPMPQLQEHKAGLVAQAAGQLGMSVDRTTIRDLASEIEWSKVSLAGPEHYVERAQSAAREPVSGMSHEAIQRLILAYEEAKSARGVIDFEDIILILIGIMSERDDIARQIRHQYRHFVVDEYQDVSPLQQRLLDHWLGERTDLCVVGDVSQTIYSFTGATPRYLRDFRKRFKDAAEIELVRDYRSTPQVVDVANRVIAPGRLAGSVKLVAQRPSGPSVSFRDYDDDDAEAKDVAARILALQDRDVLLSEIAILIRTNAQSQAFESALSAVGIGFTIRGGERYFSRKEVREAMVMMRTLARSGVDATMPDAVREVVGRLGWSSDAPKSAGAQRERWEALNALVTLADDIDKARGADLSGFVSELEERASTQNAPTIEGVTISTMHAAKGLEWDAVFLVGMSEGLMPISLAETPAAVDEERRLLYVGVTRAREHLHLSYARSRSAAGRGNRRRTRFLDGIWPEEENVSRATKNRRRSKEAAVDFELNHPQDVALLNDLKAWRRIQAEEERRPAYMILVDSVLMSIAAAKPATIAELGRVKGIGMTKLDRYGAAILAVVDGHA